The Candidatus Nitrosymbiomonas proteolyticus genome has a segment encoding these proteins:
- a CDS encoding glycosyltransferase family 2 protein gives MWDFELSVTICSWNTAEDLRKCLQSLEDVRAETSFEAIVVDNASEDGSPEMVEREFPWVRLMRQSVNLGFAGGHNLAIRNRKGKHAFLLNSDAYVHAGALRTLAEYVEARPSVGIVGPKILNPDGSLQYSCRRFPNPVAAMFRNTPLGKLFPHNRFTREYLMTDWEHDAPRPVDWVSGAAMLASEAMIESVGVMDEGYFMYCEDVDWCWRARENGWEIVYLPTSVVTHAIGRSTDRIANQMIVRFHRSMLRFYRLRMLPRVFLLWRPFLYLCAAGALALRASIFLGKNLYDAMMRKLRK, from the coding sequence ATGTGGGATTTCGAGCTTAGCGTGACGATCTGTAGCTGGAACACAGCGGAGGACCTGCGCAAATGCCTGCAGAGCCTGGAAGACGTTCGCGCCGAGACCTCCTTCGAAGCGATCGTAGTCGATAACGCTTCTGAGGATGGGTCGCCTGAAATGGTCGAACGCGAGTTCCCTTGGGTGCGGCTGATGCGGCAATCGGTGAACTTGGGATTTGCGGGAGGGCACAATCTTGCGATTCGAAATCGTAAAGGTAAACACGCTTTCCTGCTCAACTCCGACGCATACGTCCACGCCGGCGCCTTGCGAACTTTGGCCGAATACGTGGAGGCTCGCCCAAGCGTCGGAATCGTGGGCCCGAAAATACTGAACCCAGACGGATCGCTGCAGTACAGTTGCCGCCGCTTTCCCAACCCCGTCGCCGCAATGTTTCGCAACACCCCGCTTGGGAAGCTCTTTCCGCACAACAGGTTCACTCGTGAGTACCTCATGACCGACTGGGAGCACGACGCGCCACGTCCCGTCGATTGGGTTTCCGGCGCGGCGATGCTCGCCAGCGAGGCGATGATCGAATCGGTGGGGGTCATGGATGAGGGGTACTTCATGTATTGCGAAGACGTCGATTGGTGCTGGAGAGCCCGTGAAAACGGCTGGGAGATCGTGTATTTGCCGACCTCGGTCGTCACTCACGCAATCGGCCGCAGCACCGATCGGATCGCCAATCAGATGATCGTTCGATTCCATCGTTCGATGCTCCGGTTCTATCGACTCAGGATGCTGCCGCGAGTTTTTCTGCTTTGGCGTCCTTTCTTGTATCTTTGTGCCGCCGGAGCGCTTGCGCTTCGGGCCTCGATCTTCCTCGGCAAGAACCTCTACGACGCAATGATGCGCAAACTCAGAAAATGA
- a CDS encoding glycosyltransferase — protein sequence MVSVLVVNWNTRELLRACLKSLLSNPPKSPQEVIVVDNASSDGSADMVRAEFPQVTLVASPRNLGYAEGNNEAWSRAQGEWRLSLNPDTEVPPGAIDAAVAKLEASLDCAVLAPRLIGPDGLTQKSVRGFPTVGGILGDLSGLGRLFPGSFLDSYRLTAFDYETEQRAPQPMGTFLLYRQSAVSEVGDPQRPFDPQFPIFFNEVDLLLRLAQHGGKCLYVPDIRILHHGGASTKQVQKSMIWESHRSLIRFLRKHSRSLGSRMVFPVVAALIWFGALLRARGYDVGFRA from the coding sequence ATGGTTAGCGTTCTCGTAGTCAATTGGAACACACGAGAACTCTTGCGCGCGTGCCTGAAATCGCTTCTTTCGAACCCTCCCAAGTCCCCGCAAGAGGTCATCGTCGTCGACAACGCGTCCAGCGACGGGTCCGCAGATATGGTTCGCGCCGAGTTCCCCCAAGTCACCCTCGTGGCCTCTCCCAGGAACCTCGGATACGCCGAAGGAAACAACGAAGCCTGGTCTCGCGCGCAAGGCGAGTGGCGGCTCTCCCTCAACCCCGACACCGAAGTCCCGCCAGGAGCGATCGACGCAGCAGTAGCCAAGCTCGAGGCGAGCCTCGATTGCGCCGTTCTCGCGCCCAGACTCATCGGGCCCGACGGACTGACCCAGAAGTCGGTGCGCGGGTTTCCCACCGTAGGGGGAATTCTCGGCGATCTCTCCGGACTCGGAAGGTTGTTTCCGGGGAGCTTCCTCGACAGTTACAGGCTCACCGCGTTCGACTATGAAACCGAGCAGCGCGCCCCTCAGCCGATGGGAACATTCCTGCTCTATCGCCAAAGCGCCGTCAGCGAGGTCGGCGATCCGCAGCGCCCGTTCGACCCGCAATTCCCGATCTTCTTTAATGAGGTCGACCTGCTGCTTCGCCTCGCGCAACATGGAGGGAAGTGCCTCTACGTGCCGGACATCAGAATCCTGCATCACGGCGGTGCGAGCACGAAACAAGTTCAAAAGTCGATGATCTGGGAATCCCATCGGAGCCTGATTCGGTTCCTACGCAAACACAGCCGTTCCCTGGGTAGCCGAATGGTCTTTCCGGTGGTCGCGGCACTGATTTGGTTCGGCGCACTACTCCGAGCCCGAGGATACGATGTGGGATTTCGAGCTTAG
- a CDS encoding cell wall-associated hydrolase (invasion-associated protein): MLIAIAAGVLLATNISTSPTTYSIKEGDTLSLIAARHNVTVNALVEFNHLENPHKLALGTQIRIPTPKKSPSVSLPTGKYRVSEGENDWTIARKFGASVSEIHRLNPGVKWTKLQLGQILSVPTVKSVAGMALASANKAKKPTSYSVVQGDNDWIIARKLGSTPSKLRAANPGVVWTRLQIGQKLNLPGGVTAVSLKSPAINTRHAKIIRDSVNIRRGPGTQHATVTIVGSGTQVTVLDRDGDWYKLKFPKGTVGWVRGDMLKPLSATAVARSSSTRNPRSIVAKSASSAKPVAYNAKTGNSLVDKALSLQGIRYRYGGMSRSGTDCSGFTSMVFAEHGIKLPRTSGSQAGAGSKVDKGSLKPGDLVFFKTSRSSRINHVGIYIGSGKFVHASSAKGRVRTDSLSDGYYSNRYVTARRVAGGSVAAKEEAKPAAKPDSAATDKSEPEAKPPVKPEEKPASTGIGADPVSG, translated from the coding sequence ATGCTGATTGCAATCGCCGCAGGGGTTCTGCTGGCTACGAACATTTCCACATCGCCGACAACGTATTCCATCAAGGAGGGTGACACGCTTTCTCTGATCGCGGCGCGACACAACGTCACCGTCAATGCCCTCGTCGAGTTCAATCATCTGGAGAATCCCCACAAGTTGGCCTTGGGGACCCAAATCAGGATCCCGACTCCGAAGAAATCCCCATCCGTTTCGTTGCCGACCGGCAAGTACCGCGTGTCGGAGGGCGAGAACGACTGGACCATCGCCCGCAAGTTCGGCGCTTCCGTTTCCGAAATCCATCGACTCAACCCAGGCGTGAAGTGGACGAAGCTGCAGCTTGGGCAGATTCTGAGCGTTCCCACGGTGAAGTCGGTCGCAGGCATGGCGCTCGCCAGCGCGAACAAGGCGAAGAAGCCTACGAGCTACTCGGTCGTGCAAGGCGACAACGATTGGATCATCGCCCGAAAGCTGGGGTCGACGCCCTCGAAATTGCGAGCGGCGAATCCCGGAGTCGTATGGACCCGCCTGCAAATCGGCCAAAAGCTCAACCTTCCGGGCGGTGTGACGGCGGTTTCGCTCAAGAGCCCCGCGATCAACACCCGCCACGCCAAGATCATTCGAGATTCCGTCAACATTCGCCGAGGGCCCGGCACCCAACACGCTACGGTCACGATCGTAGGCAGTGGAACCCAAGTCACAGTGCTCGACCGGGACGGCGATTGGTATAAGCTCAAGTTTCCCAAGGGCACGGTCGGCTGGGTGCGTGGGGATATGCTGAAACCCCTCAGCGCCACGGCGGTCGCGCGAAGCTCCTCGACGCGCAACCCACGATCGATCGTCGCCAAGTCGGCAAGTTCTGCCAAGCCCGTCGCCTACAACGCCAAAACGGGGAACTCCCTCGTAGACAAGGCCCTTTCGCTTCAGGGAATTCGGTATCGATACGGCGGCATGTCCCGGTCCGGAACGGACTGCTCCGGCTTCACCTCGATGGTCTTCGCCGAGCATGGGATCAAGCTCCCTCGCACGAGCGGCTCACAGGCGGGCGCGGGCTCAAAGGTCGACAAGGGTTCGCTCAAGCCGGGCGATCTGGTGTTTTTCAAGACGAGCCGGTCCTCGCGCATCAACCACGTCGGCATCTACATCGGCAGCGGGAAGTTCGTCCATGCGAGCAGCGCGAAGGGCCGAGTCCGCACCGACAGCTTGAGCGACGGCTATTATTCGAATCGGTACGTGACGGCCCGGCGAGTCGCGGGTGGGAGCGTGGCCGCCAAAGAGGAGGCGAAGCCCGCCGCGAAACCCGATTCTGCGGCGACGGACAAGTCTGAGCCGGAAGCCAAGCCGCCAGTCAAGCCCGAAGAGAAGCCCGCTTCGACGGGGATCGGCGCGGACCCGGTGAGCGGCTAG